Within Butyrivibrio fibrisolvens, the genomic segment ATACTTTCTTGTAGTATCCGTCTTTTTCTATAAGCTCGTCGTGAGTTCCGGACTCTGCAATACGTCCGTCCTCTACAACCAGTATGACATCAGCATCCTTGATAGAGGATATACGGTGAGCGATGATAAAAACTGTATGACCGTCAAGCTTCTTGAGGTCGCGCTGGATCTCAGCCTCTGTCTCCATATCAACAGCTGACGTAGTATCATCAAGTATCAGGATGGAAGGCTCTTTAAGAAGGGCTCTTGCAAGAGATATACGCTGGCGCTGACCACCGGAGAGGCCGACACCCCTTTCTCCTACAACAGTGTCATAGCCGTCGTCCATCTTCTGAATGAAATCATCCGCATCAGCCATCTTGGCAGCCCACTTAACCTTCTCGAAAGGACAGTTAGGATCAGCATAAGCTATATTGCCTTCAATGGTATCTGAGAAGAGGAATATATCCTGCATGGCAATACCGATACCATCCCTAAGTCTATGAAGATCCAGATCCTTAACATTGATGCCGTCCATAAGAACTTCACCTTCCGTAGTATCGAAGAATCTGCACATAAGATTCATGATGGTAGATTTACCTGAACCTGTAGCACCGATGATACCAACTGTCTGGCCCGGCTTTATATGGAAGCTGACATTGTGAAGGACAGGCTCTCCGTCTACTGTGTAAGATACGTTTCTGAATTCTACATCGCCTTTTATCTTATCAACTTCCTTGGGATATCTTGGGGTCTGGATATCAGGCTTCTGGGTGATAGTCTGATATATCTTCTCTACAGAAGTTGTGAACCTGTGGTAATCATTGATAAGCCAGCCCATGAACTGAAGCGGGTTATTGAGCATCCACAGATAACTGTTGATCATAACAAGGTTACCAAGAGACATGTAGCCGTAGATACACATGATGCCGCCTGCTACCATAAGCAGGAAGGTAAGCATATGTGACAGGAACATGAATATAGGTACATACTTGGTCCAGACTCTGGCTGCATCAAGCTCTGCGTCTCTGTACTGGGCGTTTTCTTTGTCGAACTTCTCAATCTCGTAGTCTTCCTTGGCAAAAGCTCTGACAACGCGGTTACCACTTATGTTCTCCTGAACGAATGCGTTAAGAGATGAGAACTTGTCTCTGATGTTCATGAACTTGGGCTTTATAGTTTTACTCTGAGAGTAGGTCATGAAAGCAGTGATAGGAAGAACCAGTATCATTGCAAGACCTATCCTGAAATCTACAGAGAATATCATAAACAAAGCTATTACGAACAAAAGGACATTCTCATATATGCTGTAGATTACAAATGCAACAAAATGGCGGATTGCCATCATGTCACCTGTCTGTCTGCTCATGAGGTCACCGGTTCTGCTCCTGTTATAGAAGGCGAAGTCCTTCTCAAGGAGATTGCGGTATACGCCGTCTCGCATGTCATAGAGCATATCCTGAGAAGCTGTCTCGAACAGATACAAAAAGATAAGTCTAAAGACAGCTCTTACAACAGTGATACCGATCATAAGAAGCAGAAACTTTGGAAGAAGGTCTG encodes:
- a CDS encoding ABC transporter ATP-binding protein, whose translation is MKIKKHQSAMRWFYSYLKKYTWKVALGLILVTATSVLAIINPRITGFIVDDIIGDGRNIRTDLLPKFLLLMIGITVVRAVFRLIFLYLFETASQDMLYDMRDGVYRNLLEKDFAFYNRSRTGDLMSRQTGDMMAIRHFVAFVIYSIYENVLLFVIALFMIFSVDFRIGLAMILVLPITAFMTYSQSKTIKPKFMNIRDKFSSLNAFVQENISGNRVVRAFAKEDYEIEKFDKENAQYRDAELDAARVWTKYVPIFMFLSHMLTFLLMVAGGIMCIYGYMSLGNLVMINSYLWMLNNPLQFMGWLINDYHRFTTSVEKIYQTITQKPDIQTPRYPKEVDKIKGDVEFRNVSYTVDGEPVLHNVSFHIKPGQTVGIIGATGSGKSTIMNLMCRFFDTTEGEVLMDGINVKDLDLHRLRDGIGIAMQDIFLFSDTIEGNIAYADPNCPFEKVKWAAKMADADDFIQKMDDGYDTVVGERGVGLSGGQRQRISLARALLKEPSILILDDTTSAVDMETEAEIQRDLKKLDGHTVFIIAHRISSIKDADVILVVEDGRIAESGTHDELIEKDGYYKKVFEHQYGEFDKIMKRKETA